The genomic DNA AAGCGCAGCCGGGCCGCCATGCCGGACGAATACGTCCGCATGGGGAGCGTGATGAAGTCGCCCTTCTCGTTGATGCCGGAGAAGTCGACGATCTCCTGGTACCGCTCCCTGATCTGCTCGCGGGACATCCCCATGGCGAGGCCGCCGAGGTGGACGTTGCGTTCACCGGTGAGGTCGCTCATCAGGGCCGCGTTGACGCCGAGCAGTGAGGGCTGGCCGTCGGTGTAGATCCTGCCGTTCTCCACGGGGAGCAGTCCGGCGACGGCCTTGAGGAGGGTGGACTTGCCGGAGCCGTTCGTGCCGATCAGACCGATGGCCTCGCCCCGGTACGCGGTGAAGGAGACGTTCCTGACCGCGTGCACCTTGCGCACGCCCGCCGCCTTCTCGGCCTGCCCGCGGCGCAGCATGCGGTTCAGGGCGGCGGTGGCGGTACCGCGCCCCGCGCCGGTGCCGTTGACGCGGTAGACGACGTCGACGCCGTCCGCGATGACGGTGGGGATCTTCTCGGTGGTCGCGGTGGTCGCGGTGCTCGCGGTGCTCGTCGTGTTCTCGGTGTTCTCAGCCACGGCCGTACGTCTCCTCAGCCTTCCAGAAGTAGATGAAACCGCCGACGCCGGCGAGCAGCGCCCAGCCCGTCGCCACCGCCCACACGTGCGGCGGCAGCTGGTCCGCGTGGAAGCTGTCGATCAGCGCGAACCGCATCAGGTCGATGTAGACGGCGGCCGGGTTGCACTGGAGGGCGAGCAGCACGGCGTGCGGCAGGTCCTTGTTGTGCATGACCTTCTCGATGCTCCACATCACGCCCGAGACGTACATCCAGGTACGGAGCAGGAACGGCATCAGCTGGGCGATGTCCGGCGTCTTGGCGCCCATCCGGGCCACGATCATCGCGACGCCCGCGTTGAACATGAACTGGAGCGCCAGCGCGGGCACGACCAGCAGCCAGGAGAAGCTGAGCGGCACGCCGAAGCAGAGCAGGATCACGACCAGCGCGCACATCGAGAACAGCAGCTGCTGGAGCTGCTGGAGCGCGAAGGAGATGGGCAGCGCGGCCCGTGGGAAGTGCAGGGCCCGTACGAGGCCCAGGTTGCCGGAGATCGCGCGGGTGCCCGCCATGATCGAGCTCTGCGTGAACGTCCACACGAAAACGCCGGTGACCAGGAACGGGACGTAGTCCGGCACGCCCTTCTTGGTGCTCAGCAGGATGCCGAAGATGAAGTAGTAGACCGCCGCGTTCAGCAGCGGGTTCGCCACCTGCCAGAGCTGGCCCAGCCTGGCCTGGCTGTACTGGGCGGTGAGCTTGGCGGTGGCGAAGGCGGTGATGAAGTGGCGCCGCGCCCACAGCCGGCGGAGGTACCCGGGCAGGGAGGGGCGGGCGCCGCTGACCGCGAGGCCGTACCGCGCGGCGAGCTGCGCCGGGGTCTCGGCCGGCGCGGCGGCCGTGGCGCCCGTGGCGCCCGTGGGGGTTGTGGCGCCAGTGGAGGGCGGGGAGGGCGGTGTGTGGAGGGCCTGGCTCACATCCGCTGCTTTCGCTCGGGGGCTCGGGGTGCGCGAAGCGGTCCCGAGGGGGTCGGATGCGCGAACCGGTCCGTAATCATCCGTCGTCGAGCCCCGGCCGGCGACGCTTTTCCGGCGTTTTCGCACGGTTCTTACGGAGCTCTTTACTGTTCTTTACGTCGGGACGGGACCGTATCGTCGCAACGCGAGCGTAGGGCGTCCTTACGTCGGAACGCAACCGTTTCGTCGTCGCGCCCTATGCTGGTGCGCATGACGACGAACGCCGACGCTTCCCAGGTGACCCCGCGGCGCAGGGCCCCCGCCGGGGCGGCCGTACTCCGCGAGGACGTGACGGAGGCCATCCGGGCGGCGGTCTTCGAGGAGCTGGCGGCCGTCGGCTACGCCCGGATGTCCATCGAGGGGATCGCGCGCCGGGCGGGTGTCGGCAAGACGGCGGTGTACCGGCGCTGGCGTTCGAAGCTGCACCTGGTCCTGGACCTGGTCTCGGCGGTCGCGGTGCAGGGGCTGCCCGCGCCCGACACGGGCTCCCTGGAGGGGGACCTGCGGCTGCTGTACGAGGTGACGTCCCGCGCCCTGCGCCACCCGGTCGCCGGGCAGATCATTCCGGATCTCCAGGCGGAGGCGGCCCGCAACCCGGACATCGCCGAGGCCATGCAGAAGGCGCTGCGGGAGGGGCAGCAGAGCGTCGCGAGCGGCATCGTCGCCGCGGCCGCCGAGCGCGGCGAGATCCGGGAGGGCATCGACACCGAGCTGGCGCTGGATGTGATCTCCGGTCCGCTGTACTGGCGGGCGGTGGTGGTACGGGGGCCGAAGCTGCCGATGGGCTACTTGCCGAGCCTGGCGCGGGCCACGGCGGCGGCGCTGAAGGCGTTGTGAGGCCAGTCCGTCAGGGCGTCAAGTGCGCTAATTGAGGCGGCACTTGGGTGTCGGCTCGCTAGACGCGACCCGCGGCGACGGTGAGTACGAGCTCGCCCGCCTGACCGTCCGGGCTCGCCGGGACCGGTCAGGCGGGTCAGGCCTCTGGCGGATCAGGCCTCTGGCGGATCAGGCCTCAGGCGGGTCAGGCCTCAGGCCGATCAGACCTCATGCGGCCAGCCGGCGGGCCAGTCCAGCCAGTTCGGCGGCCCCCAGAACCCGGTCGCCGAAGCCCGGAAGCGGTA from Streptomyces avermitilis MA-4680 = NBRC 14893 includes the following:
- a CDS encoding ABC transporter permease; the encoded protein is MSQALHTPPSPPSTGATTPTGATGATAAAPAETPAQLAARYGLAVSGARPSLPGYLRRLWARRHFITAFATAKLTAQYSQARLGQLWQVANPLLNAAVYYFIFGILLSTKKGVPDYVPFLVTGVFVWTFTQSSIMAGTRAISGNLGLVRALHFPRAALPISFALQQLQQLLFSMCALVVILLCFGVPLSFSWLLVVPALALQFMFNAGVAMIVARMGAKTPDIAQLMPFLLRTWMYVSGVMWSIEKVMHNKDLPHAVLLALQCNPAAVYIDLMRFALIDSFHADQLPPHVWAVATGWALLAGVGGFIYFWKAEETYGRG
- a CDS encoding TetR/AcrR family transcriptional regulator — encoded protein: MTTNADASQVTPRRRAPAGAAVLREDVTEAIRAAVFEELAAVGYARMSIEGIARRAGVGKTAVYRRWRSKLHLVLDLVSAVAVQGLPAPDTGSLEGDLRLLYEVTSRALRHPVAGQIIPDLQAEAARNPDIAEAMQKALREGQQSVASGIVAAAAERGEIREGIDTELALDVISGPLYWRAVVVRGPKLPMGYLPSLARATAAALKAL
- a CDS encoding ABC transporter ATP-binding protein, with product MAENTENTTSTASTATTATTEKIPTVIADGVDVVYRVNGTGAGRGTATAALNRMLRRGQAEKAAGVRKVHAVRNVSFTAYRGEAIGLIGTNGSGKSTLLKAVAGLLPVENGRIYTDGQPSLLGVNAALMSDLTGERNVHLGGLAMGMSREQIRERYQEIVDFSGINEKGDFITLPMRTYSSGMAARLRFSIAAAKDHDVLMIDEALATGDRSFQKRSEARIRELRKHAGTVFLVSHNNKSIRDTCDRVLWLERGELRMDGPTNDVLREYEAFTGGTDKTTKTTRTAKTPKLPNPTKEPKESMQPESPKSLKSPKQEQTQPKAENASLPS